Below is a genomic region from Candidatus Omnitrophota bacterium.
ACTTTTTCGCCGTTCAAGATTTTGAGAGCGTATTCGATCGCTTCCTTGCCGCAAGTGGGATACCAGAACGTAGCGTCCAATTCCCCATCGAGAACCGCTTTGACGCCTTCATGCCATAAGGCGTCGATGCCGATGAATTTCATCTCCTTTTCCCGCCCGACCTGCTTGGCGGCGAGATAAGCGCCGAGCGCCATCGGATCGTTATGGCCGTAAACGAGGTCGATTTGGGGATTCGCCTGCAACGCCGTCTTCATCAAATCGACGGCTTTCGATTTCAGCCAATCGGCGACGGGTTCGTGTACGATCTTGATTTCGGGGAAATCCTTAATGGCCTCGCGGAAGCCTTCGCTGCGTTCGATGGCGGGCGGCGAGCCGGGCAGTCCCTTGATTTCCACCATCAACCCTTTGCCATCGAGAATCTTGGCGATGTATTCTCCTGCCCGTTTCCCGATCTCGCGGTTGTCGGCGCCGATGAAACACGTATAGGAATCGCTGAGGATGGCACGGTCGAGAATGACTACGGGAATGCCGCCTTTATACACTTCTTCCACTACCGGCGTCAGTGGCGAGGCTTCGTTGGGGGAGATGATTAGCAAGTCGATGCCTTGACGCAGCAATAATCCCACCTGGTTAACCTGAAGATCGTTTTTCTGCTCCGCGTCCTGAAAGCGCAATTCGATTTCCGGATGCTTCGCCGCTTCGGCTTTGGCGGCGTCGTTCATGGCCTGGCGCCAGGGTTCGGCGTTGTTGCATTGCGAAAAGCCGATGACGAACTTGGCTTTGGCGGTCTCCTGCTTCGAAGTGCAGCCGCCGATCGAAGCCAGCAGCATCAAAGACAATCCCAAAAATCCGATCGAGCGAAATCCGCGCAGCGTCTTCATAATTCGACTCCCAGTCCGTTGAATCGTTCCCGTCTGGATGGCGACGGCGAAAACCAACAGGGCGCCGATGACGATTTTCTGTACGCTCGGCTCCACATTGCGCAATCCCAGAATATTCACGATCATACCAATCAACAGCGCCCCGACCAAGGTTCCCGTTACCGTTCCCCGTCCCCCCATCAGGTTGGCGCCGCCGACAACGACCA
It encodes:
- a CDS encoding substrate-binding domain-containing protein — encoded protein: MVKWGIFFLGDKEVMLARFRSMIFGSSFRSYIGLILVFFMAWYFSPVVKGWPIFLQLDNLLDIVNYVSVRGVLAVGMTFVIISGGIDLSVGSVLSVSTVVCALSFTNWHLGAASAILLSLAAGCAAGLFNGVFTAIGRIQPFVITLAMMSIARGAAMQLSHNYTIPISGSQSAFLTLEGMFFGFLPVSAVIFILTVIVFQILLAYTSFGRNLYAIGGNETAARLAGVSVDRAKIITYVLCGALAAAAGLLQAAKMHQGDPKEGVAYELDAIAMVVVGGANLMGGRGTVTGTLVGALLIGMIVNILGLRNVEPSVQKIVIGALLVFAVAIQTGTIQRTGSRIMKTLRGFRSIGFLGLSLMLLASIGGCTSKQETAKAKFVIGFSQCNNAEPWRQAMNDAAKAEAAKHPEIELRFQDAEQKNDLQVNQVGLLLRQGIDLLIISPNEASPLTPVVEEVYKGGIPVVILDRAILSDSYTCFIGADNREIGKRAGEYIAKILDGKGLMVEIKGLPGSPPAIERSEGFREAIKDFPEIKIVHEPVADWLKSKAVDLMKTALQANPQIDLVYGHNDPMALGAYLAAKQVGREKEMKFIGIDALWHEGVKAVLDGELDATFWYPTCGKEAIEYALKILNGEKVEKTIKLPTALITKENAQEWMDKLKGSAS